In Acaryochloris marina S15, a single genomic region encodes these proteins:
- a CDS encoding thioesterase family protein yields MNPSPQCSSPWFEYPIRVQPCHTDYAGVVWHGSYLEWMEAARIAAFRTVGLEYATLVQLGCDLPVIDLSLQYRKAIQMGNEVIVKTRLSKLDKVRLFWDQDIFCINTEKPCVLGRVTLVPVNSKNGRILRTSPQVLQDAINQLIS; encoded by the coding sequence ATGAATCCTTCCCCTCAATGTTCCAGTCCGTGGTTTGAATATCCCATCCGTGTTCAGCCTTGTCATACGGATTATGCAGGAGTAGTCTGGCATGGTTCCTATCTAGAATGGATGGAAGCTGCTCGCATTGCCGCTTTTCGCACCGTAGGCCTGGAATATGCAACATTAGTCCAATTGGGCTGTGATCTCCCTGTCATTGACTTATCTCTCCAATATCGAAAAGCCATCCAGATGGGAAACGAGGTCATCGTTAAAACCAGACTGAGCAAGCTAGACAAAGTTAGGCTCTTCTGGGATCAAGATATTTTCTGCATCAATACGGAAAAGCCCTGTGTGTTGGGGCGCGTTACTCTTGTACCGGTTAATTCTAAAAATGGCCGAATTCTCCGCACCTCTCCTCAAGTCTTGCAAGATGCCATTAATCAACTCATAAGTTAA